The following are encoded together in the Adhaeribacter arboris genome:
- a CDS encoding SCO family protein, which translates to MAFSFINQDNQQVTDLTFAQKIYVGVFFFSSCPSICPKMKIQMQRDSIAVLRNYTGSIQL; encoded by the coding sequence ATTGCTTTTAGTTTTATTAACCAGGATAATCAGCAAGTTACGGATCTAACTTTTGCCCAAAAAATTTATGTAGGCGTCTTCTTTTTTTCTTCCTGCCCCAGCATTTGCCCGAAGATGAAAATTCAGATGCAGCGTGATTCGATAGCGGTGCTTCGGAATTACACTGGGAGTATCCAGCTATAA
- a CDS encoding DUF2167 domain-containing protein codes for MKHFLLRRTFLWLIVLLPAQVGAQTLDSTAIKREQLEKSFTYETGTITLGENLAKLQVPKGYKFLNAKQSQYVLNQLWGNPPDSSTLGMLFPEHDSPLTENTYAVEISYSEEGYIKDDDAQDLNYSDLLKEMQQDTRDSNPERVQAGYPPVELVGWASAPFYDAQNHKLHWAKEVKFGEEEANTLNYNVRVLGRKGYLLLNVIAPVNVLPTVKKNIPGLLAAVNFTSGNQYGDFNPDIDEVAQYGIGGLIAGKVLAKVGFFALLLKFWKVVAAAASGIYYYLKKRLSRKKERQEPVLEMEPEMEPAHEVI; via the coding sequence ATGAAACACTTTTTACTCCGAAGAACTTTTCTTTGGCTAATTGTACTTTTACCGGCTCAAGTAGGGGCGCAAACTCTAGACTCAACGGCTATCAAACGGGAGCAGCTCGAAAAATCTTTCACTTACGAAACGGGTACCATTACGTTGGGGGAAAATCTGGCTAAGTTACAAGTACCCAAAGGCTACAAATTCCTGAATGCCAAGCAAAGCCAATATGTGCTCAATCAGTTATGGGGAAATCCGCCGGATAGTTCTACCCTGGGCATGCTTTTTCCGGAGCACGATTCACCGCTAACCGAGAACACTTATGCCGTGGAAATTAGTTATTCCGAAGAAGGATATATTAAAGACGATGATGCTCAGGATTTAAATTATTCGGATTTATTAAAAGAAATGCAGCAAGATACCCGTGATTCTAATCCGGAACGAGTACAAGCAGGTTACCCCCCAGTGGAGTTGGTAGGCTGGGCAAGCGCTCCTTTTTACGATGCGCAAAACCATAAACTACATTGGGCAAAAGAAGTAAAATTTGGTGAAGAGGAAGCCAATACTTTAAACTACAATGTTCGAGTATTAGGCCGGAAAGGTTATTTACTACTTAATGTAATTGCTCCAGTAAACGTTTTGCCTACCGTTAAGAAGAATATTCCGGGTTTGTTGGCGGCCGTAAATTTTACCTCTGGTAATCAATACGGCGACTTTAATCCGGATATAGATGAAGTAGCCCAATACGGGATTGGTGGTTTAATTGCCGGTAAAGTATTGGCGAAAGTTGGTTTCTTTGCGTTGTTGCTGAAATTTTGGAAAGTAGTAGCAGCTGCTGCTTCGGGTATTTATTATTACTTGAAAAAGAGATTAAGCCGTAAAAAAGAACGGCAAGAACCGGTTCTAGAAATGGAGCCAGAGATGGAACCTGCCCATGAAGTTATTTAA